The window CCCGAAAGATTTCAATCTCAAGGAGAATGGCCTCACGAAATTGCGCGTCGAGGCGATCAACGGCGTCGTCTTCGCGACGTTCGACGACAGCGCACCCACGCTTAGAGAATTTCTCGGTGACTCCGTGTGCGCAATGATGAACCGCATATGCGGCAAGCCTCTCAAGCTACTCGGCTATCACCGCCAGCATCTACATGGCAATTGGAAGCTGTATCTGGATAACACGCGTGACCCTTATCACGCAAGCTTGCTGCATCTTTTCCACGCCACCTTCGGGCTTTATCGCAGTTCGCAAGAAGGCTTCAGTCATGTGGATGGAGCAGAAGGCATGCACAGTATCCTGTGCGCAAAGACCGGTACGGATGACAGTGCTAGCAATGCGGAAGCATATTCGAACATGCGCAGCTTCCAGCCCGATACATTCACGCTCCAGGACCCGTCTATCCTGAAAGGTCGCAAGGAATTCAATGACGACATCAGCTTGACTATCATGAGCGTTTTTCCGAGTCTGGTTGTCCAGCAGATCGCGAATTCGCTATGCCTACGGCAGGTGATCCCGTCCAGAAATGATGAGACGGAATTGATCTGGCATTTCTTCGGTTATCAGGATGACGATGAAGAAATGGATCAGATCCGCCTCAAACAGATGAACCTCGCCGGTCCTGGCGGCCTCATTTCCATGGAGGACGGCGAGGCCGTCGAACTTGTGAATCGCGCCATGCGGCGTGACGGTGATAGGTGCACGGTCTTGGAGATGGGTGGGCGAACTGCAGAAGGTGCGGAACACCTCGTTACGGAAGGGAGCATTCGCTCGATGTGGGCTGCATACCGGAAAGTAATGGGTATTTAAAGGGCGCAAAATGAACCAGGAAATCTTTTTTGAAGTATGCGACTTGCAGGAGAACTATGTTCAAGCCATCGACAATGACAGACTCGAAGAGTGGCCGGAGTTCTTTGTTGAAGAATGCAGGTACAAGATCATCCCGCGGGAAAACCTTGACGAAAACCTGCCGGCAACGCTGTTGAACTGTGATAGCAAGGGGATGCTGGTCGACAGGGTCGTTTCCTATCGGCATGCGAACGTATTCAACGTTCACTACACGCGCCATGTGGTTGGGATGCCCCGGATTATTTCGGGAGACGACTCCATCCGGGCACAGACCAACTACTGCGTATTCCAGACTCAACTCAATGGCGTGAGTACGATCTTCCAGGTGGGCACCTATCTGGACGAGATTGTCCGGGTTGGAGGAAAGCTGAAGTTTAAGTCAAAAGAGTGTGTAGCCGATACCTTTAGCGTTGATCGTCTCCTCGCTACGCCCGTATAAAAATTCGGCTACACATTGCCGTGGGACTGGACAATGTGAGTTGAGGGGCAGGCGTTGCATTTTTGTTTGCATGGGCGCTGGGTGAGGCGTGAGCCTTCTTGATATGAAGATTGCTCGTTTGGTCCACAAAGAAAAGGTACTCGACACGTGAAAATGGAAAGCTTTACCGGTTCTGAACCCGTCGCACCGATCAAATGGAGCGATTCTTTTTTGTTGGGCTACGACGCAATGGACTCCGTGCATAGGGAGTTCGTCGATATCGTGCACACGTTGCAAAGCTCGCCGGATGAGAATCTTGCACGCTGCCTGGAAGCGATCGCGGTACATGCCCAATCTCACTTTGAATGCGAAGATCGCTGGATGGTTGAGTCAGATTTCCCCGCCCGTGGATGCCATATCGACGAGCATGCAGCTGTACTGGCCTCTGTGGAGCAGGTCCGGCTACTTCTAGCTGAAGGCAATGTTGATCCATGTCGGCGCCTTGGAGACGAGTTGGCGCGCTGGTTTCCCAGCCACGCCGATCATCTTGATTCCGCGTTATCGCACTGGATGTGCAAGCAGAACTACGGTGGCAAGCCTGTCGTGTTTCGCCGTGATATGAAATTTTCAGGGGAGCTAACGGGCATGATCGATCGGTGAGAAGAGGTGATGAATGACCCCGGTTGTAGTGGCGATTAACTTCGTGGCTTGAATGCGTGCAATTGACCAAGACGCGAAAGGTGGCACAAGCGCCATCAATGCATTGATATGTCTGCGAAAGTGAGAGCTGGGCGAGGAATAAGCGTGATGATCCGGAGGCAAGTGTGGGCGAGCAAGATCAGACGAGGCCATTGAAATGGGAAGCTGCTCGAAGTGCGGTGGAGGGCGCGGTTCGCAAGGCGTTGGAGTTGGAAGTACGGATTTGCGCGGCTGTGGTGGATGTGGGAGGCAATCCGCTAGCGTTCCTGCGGATGCCCGGCGCACCGCTGCATTCAGTCAGCATCAGTGAAGACAAGGCTTATACCGCGGTGAGCTTTGGAATGCCGACCAGCCGGTGGCATGACGAGCTTAAAACTCAATCGGAGGCCGTTCGGCAAGGGCTGCCGTCGCGGCCACGGTTTGTTGCGTTCGGCGGTGGCCTGCCAATTTGTGTAGCGGGTGAAGTAATCGGCGGTATTGGCGTTTCAGGCGCCTCGGAAGAGCAGGACGAGGCGTGCGCGCGGGCAGCTCTGGGAGCTACGGGTCTGCTTCGGTAGCGAGATTTTGGGGAAACTGTGAAAGCGAGAGATATCAGGAATTTCATCGACGGCGAGTACATCGATACGGGACGGTGGTTCGACAAGCGTGCGCCGTACGATGGACAGGTGATCGCGCGTGTTGCGGAGGCGGGAAAGGCGGAGGTGGACGCGGCTGTGCGTGCGGCGCGCGAAGCGCTGGTGGGCCCGTGGGGCAAACTAGCGGTGGCCGATCGCGTCGACATGTTGTACGCCATTGCCAACGAGATTGATCGACGCTTTGAAGATTTCGTCGAGGCGGAGATGACGGACATGGGTCAGCCTGGTCAATTTATTAGGCATGTGGACGTGCCGCGCGGGGCGGCGAATTTCAAGATCTTCGCCGACGTGATCAAAAATGTGTCGACGGAATTCTTTGAAATGGCTACGCCTGATGGCCGCGGAGCGTTGAATTACTCGGTACGAAAGCCTCTGGGCGTGGTGGCAGTGATCTGTCCGTGGAACCTGCCTTTTCTGCTGATGACCTGGAAGGTGGGACCTGCGCTAGCCTGCGGCAACACTGTGGTCGTGAAGCCCTCGGAAGAAACCCCACAGGCCGCCGCATTACTTGGGGAAGTGATGAACGCTGTTGGCGTGCCCAAGGGCGTGTTCAACGTGGTCCATGGGTTTGGTCCTGATGCGGCGGGGGAGTTTTTGACGACACACCCGCAGGTCAGTGCCATCACTTTCACCGGCGAAACGCGTACGGGCGCGGCAATCATGCGAGCTGCGGCTGACGGTGCGCGCCCCGTGAGTCTGGAGATGGGCGGCAAGAACGCTGCCATCGTGTTTGCCGATTGCGACTTCGACGCCGCCATTGAAGGCACGCTGCGCTCGTGCTTCGCCAACTGTGGCCAGGTCTGCCTGGGTACGGAGCGGGTATATGTCGAGCGCCCTATCTTTGATCGTTTTGTCTCCGCGCTCAAAAAAGGCGCTGAAGGCATGCAGCTCGGCCGCCCGGAAGATCCGGCCACCGGCATGGGCCCGCTGATTTCGCAAGAGCATCGTGACAAGGTGCTGTCGTATTACAAGAAGGCGGTTGAAGCGGGCGCGACGGTGGTGGCGGGCGGCGGTGTACCCGATATGCCGGACGCGCTCAAAGGCGGCGCGTGGGTACAGCCCACCATCTGGACGGGCTTGGGCGACGACTCGGTGATTGCCCGCGAGGAGATCTTCGGCCCTTGCGCGCTGGTCATGCCATTCGACAGCGAAGAAGAGGTGATCCGCCGTGCCAACGATAACGACTACGGCCTGGCCACGGCGATCTGGACCACCAATCTGTCGCGTGCGCACCGCGTGGCGGGGGCCATCGAGGTCGGCATTGCGTGGGTGAACTCCTGGTTCCTGCGCGATTTGCGCACGCCGTTCGGCGGGGCCAAGCAGTCGGGTATCGGGCGCGAGGGCGGAGTCCACTCGCTGGAGTTCTACACGGAACTCAAAAACGTTTGCATCAAATTGTGATCATGGACAAAACTCAAATCACCGAGCTTGGCGACGCCCTGTATCAGGCACTGACCACGCGAACCGTGCTCGATCCGCTGACCGAGCGCCACCCC of the Paraburkholderia aromaticivorans genome contains:
- a CDS encoding aromatic ring-hydroxylating dioxygenase subunit alpha; the encoded protein is MASVSVGTGYSEWEEGAVSRIPYKMYFDESVYEQEQEKIYRGPLWHFLGMEAEVPQINDFKSTFVGETPVVLTRTETGGVAAWINRCAHRGAIVTRERRGNKESHQCVYHQWAFDSYGDLVGVPFRRGIAGKGGYPKDFNLKENGLTKLRVEAINGVVFATFDDSAPTLREFLGDSVCAMMNRICGKPLKLLGYHRQHLHGNWKLYLDNTRDPYHASLLHLFHATFGLYRSSQEGFSHVDGAEGMHSILCAKTGTDDSASNAEAYSNMRSFQPDTFTLQDPSILKGRKEFNDDISLTIMSVFPSLVVQQIANSLCLRQVIPSRNDETELIWHFFGYQDDDEEMDQIRLKQMNLAGPGGLISMEDGEAVELVNRAMRRDGDRCTVLEMGGRTAEGAEHLVTEGSIRSMWAAYRKVMGI
- a CDS encoding aromatic-ring-hydroxylating dioxygenase subunit beta; translation: MNQEIFFEVCDLQENYVQAIDNDRLEEWPEFFVEECRYKIIPRENLDENLPATLLNCDSKGMLVDRVVSYRHANVFNVHYTRHVVGMPRIISGDDSIRAQTNYCVFQTQLNGVSTIFQVGTYLDEIVRVGGKLKFKSKECVADTFSVDRLLATPV
- a CDS encoding bacteriohemerythrin gives rise to the protein MESFTGSEPVAPIKWSDSFLLGYDAMDSVHREFVDIVHTLQSSPDENLARCLEAIAVHAQSHFECEDRWMVESDFPARGCHIDEHAAVLASVEQVRLLLAEGNVDPCRRLGDELARWFPSHADHLDSALSHWMCKQNYGGKPVVFRRDMKFSGELTGMIDR
- a CDS encoding GlcG/HbpS family heme-binding protein; translated protein: MGEQDQTRPLKWEAARSAVEGAVRKALELEVRICAAVVDVGGNPLAFLRMPGAPLHSVSISEDKAYTAVSFGMPTSRWHDELKTQSEAVRQGLPSRPRFVAFGGGLPICVAGEVIGGIGVSGASEEQDEACARAALGATGLLR
- a CDS encoding 2-hydroxymuconic semialdehyde dehydrogenase; the encoded protein is MKARDIRNFIDGEYIDTGRWFDKRAPYDGQVIARVAEAGKAEVDAAVRAAREALVGPWGKLAVADRVDMLYAIANEIDRRFEDFVEAEMTDMGQPGQFIRHVDVPRGAANFKIFADVIKNVSTEFFEMATPDGRGALNYSVRKPLGVVAVICPWNLPFLLMTWKVGPALACGNTVVVKPSEETPQAAALLGEVMNAVGVPKGVFNVVHGFGPDAAGEFLTTHPQVSAITFTGETRTGAAIMRAAADGARPVSLEMGGKNAAIVFADCDFDAAIEGTLRSCFANCGQVCLGTERVYVERPIFDRFVSALKKGAEGMQLGRPEDPATGMGPLISQEHRDKVLSYYKKAVEAGATVVAGGGVPDMPDALKGGAWVQPTIWTGLGDDSVIAREEIFGPCALVMPFDSEEEVIRRANDNDYGLATAIWTTNLSRAHRVAGAIEVGIAWVNSWFLRDLRTPFGGAKQSGIGREGGVHSLEFYTELKNVCIKL